The sequence GAAATAGCCTTTAAGCGTATTTCTCCTGCGGCTTTACCTGATTGCACCAATACCTGGCAATAGCCGTTGAAAGCTCTTCGCTGATTTGTATTCTCCGGGTCGTGGCAGCTTGGATCGCCATTACCGGTTCCAATGATCTTGCCGGGTCCTTCAACAAAAAATTGAACATAATTATTAGCTGTAGGTACCACCCTTCCGATGCTATCTCTAATGGCTACATTTACAACCGCAACATCACAGCCATCAGCCTTTAAATAATCTACATCGCTTGCCAATGTCAATTTTTCGGGAGCTGTAGTTGTTTCTATCAGCTGACTGGCTACTTGCTGGCCGTTATTGTAGCCCCTTGCCTCAAGACTCCCGGGGTGATAAACTACTTCCCACTCAAAATATTCAAATGGTACGGCTTTCATCCTACCCACACTTTCCCCGTTAACAAATAGCGCTACTTCTTCACAATTGCTGTATCCCCTGATCTTTATTTTTTGTCCTACTTTTCCAGGCCAGTTCCAATGTGGGAAGACATGTACCAAAGGTGTGTCTGTCCAGGCAGCCTTGTAGGCATAATATCCGTCTTTCGGAAAACCGCATAAATCCATAATACCAAAATGGGAGCTAACACAGGGCCACCCATAAGGAGTGGGCTCTCCGCGGTAGTCAAATCCTGTCCATACAAAAGTGCCCCCTAAGAACGGGTACTGAACAATGTGTTTCCAATCCTGACCAGGTTGCAGCCCCCATCCTATCCCCAATCCAAAGTTGGAAACATAACCTAACCCTCCATTATCTTCATATTCGCCCCGGGTGGAAACATAGCTGGTAGACTCGGTAACAAACATTTTACGCCTGGGATATTGAAGATGGTCTTTCACGTACTGCATTCCCCTTTGACCATAGTTATAGCCTACTACATCCAGCACATCGCTATATCCACCTTCATTCCAACCGTGGTTCATGGCTGCCGACACGGGTCGCGTATCATCTAACTCATGTGCTACTTCCACAAGTGATTCAAGTATTCTTCTCCCTGTTACATTACCTTCCAGGGACTCCTCATTTTCCAGGTTCCACATAAATACCGAAGGATGATTACGGTCGCGGCGGATCATAGTTGTTAAATCCTCTTTCCCTTGTGCACTTGATGACAATAACCGGTTTTCATCTAATACCAACATGCCGATGCTATCACAGATATCGAGTAGCTCAGGTGTAGGCGGATGATGAGCGCAACGGTAGCCATTACTACCCATTTCTTTTAAAAGCTTTAGCTTATACGCGTTTAATTTATCAGGCAATGCCACACCCACACCAGCAAAATCCTGATGATTGGCAGTGCCTTTTATAGGATAAAGCTTTCCATTAAGGAAAAAGCCATTTGTGGTAATCTCCACTGTTCTTATGCCAAACGTGGTTTCATAATCATCAACGGCAATGCCATTTTCAACAATTTCAGTTTTCACTTTGTAAAGAGAGGGCGTTTCCGGTGACCAGAGCTGCGGTCTTACTACGTTAGCCTGCTGCTTTATAGTTAGCTTACTGTGTTTGGGTATTGACAGGGAGTTGCTTTGAGTGTTCAGCACCGTCCCGTTTTTAGCTAAAATTTTTGAAACGAGCGTAAATTTCCTATCGACATTATCATCATTTTGCAACGTGGTCCCGATACTCACGGTTGCTTTCTGAGCGGTAACAATGGGCGTTGTAATATGAGTACCATACTGGTCAACATGCAGTTTCGCGGTTTTAGTCAGCCAAACATGCCTGTAAATACCACAGCCCTCATACCACCATCCTTCAAAATCTGTTGCATCCACTTTCACCAGTATTACATTCTTTCCTTCCGTCCCGTATCGCAGCACATCTGTAAGATCGTAAGTGGAAGGTAGGTAACCACTTTCATGATTGCCCATAAGATGACCGTTCACCCAAACCGTACTGTTACGGAAAATACCATCAAAATCAATTGAGATCATCTTTCCTTCATCTCCTTCCGGTATCTCAAACTCTTTCCTGTAAAAACCTATACCTGCTGGCCGGTAACCATTACCGGCAGGCTGACTGCCAATGTTATCATCGTGCACAAAGGGCTCCCCCACCAACCAGTCGTGTGGCAGGTTTACATTCATCCAGTCACCAGGCTTATAATCTGCCACCTTATTCTTATCGGTATAAGCAATAACGGCTTCCTCCCCAGTCACTACTTTTACATTAGCGTCACTTAAGCCTCCCTGCTTTCCGGCTTTTACAGCACGCTTTATAGCAATGTCGCCTTTGTGAAACTGCCAGTCTTCATCAAAATTTATCCTCGCCCTTTTTACAGGAGTTCCCTCCGTTCGATGCTGTGCTGACAGGTAAAAATTACCTGTTAAGGTGAGTATAATTACCCCAATTGCTAAAACAAGAAATCTGTAAATCATAAATCTAATTCTAAAATTATTGTCCTCATAAACCCAGGTGCGGTTCTCCCCCACCCTGGCAAGCGGATAAGGCTTACCAGATTTATTTTGTGATCACGTCTACTTCCGCATATCCGGCATCATTATTACCATTCACCTCACGCACTGCGCGGAGTTTTATATAACGGGCATTTATCGGTGTAAAGCTTCTCGTTTGCCACAAAGGGTTGTTTTTTATATTTGGAAACTCTCCTTCATCTACCAGCTTCCACTCCGTATTATCGGTCGAAACAAAAAATTGATATTTTGCAATTGCACCCGTGGTATTTCCCTGGTCTGGCAGATATTTGAACCCACATAACTTTTGCTCACCTCCCAAATCGAGAACCAGATCAATGGGCATTTTTTCATTCTTGCTTTGATGCCACGCAGTAGATGGATTTCCATCCAGGATCAGGTTTGCCTTTTCATCGGCTAGTCCGACAATTCTCCAGTTCTTCCGGGAAATATCAAATTTTTCCCGGGACACAGGACTACTTTTACCAGTAGCTGGTTCATAGGCAATAGCACTTATTTCCAACTTCCCCTCTGAAGGAAAGGGACCCGTGTATTTTTTTGATTTTGAAGTAGGCTGCCCGCTAGCCAACGTGTAGTAAATAACCGACTCCATATCCGCCGGAGTGATGGTTACTTCACCAGATTGGTTTCTGGTAATAGAAGGAGCAGCAAGGATTTGCGGTGCATTGTAAATGCCGATATTGGAAATGACAGGGCAGCTTTTCGAACCAGTAATATTTAACCGAACCGCTGTTGCCTTTATCGCCGGAAAACGAAGGATACGCTTATACCCGATGGTCGTAGCTTTGGCCAGCTGCATCCAATGTCCATCAACAAGGGCCTCTACAGTGAAGGCTTTCACACGTTGTCCTAACCGGATAT is a genomic window of Chitinophaga sp. LS1 containing:
- the galA gene encoding beta-galactosidase GalA; protein product: MIYRFLVLAIGVIILTLTGNFYLSAQHRTEGTPVKRARINFDEDWQFHKGDIAIKRAVKAGKQGGLSDANVKVVTGEEAVIAYTDKNKVADYKPGDWMNVNLPHDWLVGEPFVHDDNIGSQPAGNGYRPAGIGFYRKEFEIPEGDEGKMISIDFDGIFRNSTVWVNGHLMGNHESGYLPSTYDLTDVLRYGTEGKNVILVKVDATDFEGWWYEGCGIYRHVWLTKTAKLHVDQYGTHITTPIVTAQKATVSIGTTLQNDDNVDRKFTLVSKILAKNGTVLNTQSNSLSIPKHSKLTIKQQANVVRPQLWSPETPSLYKVKTEIVENGIAVDDYETTFGIRTVEITTNGFFLNGKLYPIKGTANHQDFAGVGVALPDKLNAYKLKLLKEMGSNGYRCAHHPPTPELLDICDSIGMLVLDENRLLSSSAQGKEDLTTMIRRDRNHPSVFMWNLENEESLEGNVTGRRILESLVEVAHELDDTRPVSAAMNHGWNEGGYSDVLDVVGYNYGQRGMQYVKDHLQYPRRKMFVTESTSYVSTRGEYEDNGGLGYVSNFGLGIGWGLQPGQDWKHIVQYPFLGGTFVWTGFDYRGEPTPYGWPCVSSHFGIMDLCGFPKDGYYAYKAAWTDTPLVHVFPHWNWPGKVGQKIKIRGYSNCEEVALFVNGESVGRMKAVPFEYFEWEVVYHPGSLEARGYNNGQQVASQLIETTTAPEKLTLASDVDYLKADGCDVAVVNVAIRDSIGRVVPTANNYVQFFVEGPGKIIGTGNGDPSCHDPENTNQRRAFNGYCQVLVQSGKAAGEIRLKAISETLPGSTVTIKVQ